Proteins found in one Erythrobacter sp. KY5 genomic segment:
- a CDS encoding adenylate/guanylate cyclase domain-containing protein gives MTGEKLSAPLPETGKDGNVAVFCGHMFNTGSKAEDELKERVREQLDTLDISVGYGPLACGADIVIAEGLLARGAELNVVLPFSEEDFIAESVLCGGQDWLERYYACRNAATSINFATPGDYVGDDNQFAYNTLYAMGLAILRSQKRQCEAFQIAVVSDSFASFSTTGIAGTKADMKLWQSLGRETVAITAGPVPRNLRFPDRPKVGNGTKREIRSIIFADYKGFSRIGEREMPDFMDIVMGRIAGVLHSFGDHVEFRNTWGDAIYAIVDEPKTAAAIALKLQEVLADLPRGLIPSGAVAGMRLGLHYGPIWVGTDRITGNRLWYGGEVNRTARIEPVTPVGGVYCTESFAAALLMADCQDCKFTSVGRVLLPKKYGEVELFRLEGSDYVEPPQPGAKAKAKT, from the coding sequence GTGACTGGCGAAAAGCTTTCCGCACCGCTTCCCGAAACCGGCAAGGACGGCAACGTCGCCGTGTTTTGCGGTCACATGTTCAACACTGGCAGCAAGGCCGAAGACGAACTGAAAGAGCGCGTTCGCGAACAGCTCGACACGCTCGATATCTCGGTCGGTTATGGCCCGCTCGCCTGCGGTGCCGATATCGTGATCGCAGAGGGTCTGCTCGCGCGCGGGGCCGAGCTCAATGTCGTGCTTCCTTTCAGCGAGGAGGATTTCATCGCCGAAAGCGTGCTGTGCGGCGGGCAGGACTGGCTGGAGCGCTATTACGCGTGTCGCAACGCGGCAACTTCGATCAATTTCGCAACGCCGGGCGATTATGTCGGGGACGACAACCAGTTCGCCTACAACACGCTCTACGCGATGGGCCTTGCGATCCTGCGCTCGCAGAAGCGCCAGTGCGAGGCGTTCCAGATTGCAGTCGTCTCCGACAGTTTCGCAAGCTTCTCGACCACGGGCATTGCCGGGACCAAGGCGGACATGAAGCTGTGGCAATCGCTGGGCCGGGAAACGGTAGCCATTACCGCCGGACCTGTTCCGCGCAACCTGCGATTTCCCGACCGCCCCAAGGTGGGCAATGGAACCAAGCGCGAAATCCGCTCGATCATCTTTGCCGATTACAAGGGCTTCTCGCGCATTGGAGAGCGCGAAATGCCCGATTTCATGGACATCGTCATGGGCCGCATCGCGGGCGTGCTCCATTCCTTTGGCGACCATGTCGAGTTTCGCAACACATGGGGCGATGCGATCTATGCCATCGTGGACGAGCCCAAGACCGCCGCTGCCATTGCGCTCAAATTGCAGGAAGTGCTCGCTGACCTGCCGAGGGGGCTTATCCCGTCTGGCGCGGTGGCTGGCATGCGGCTGGGCCTGCATTACGGCCCGATCTGGGTCGGCACCGACCGCATCACCGGCAACCGGCTGTGGTATGGCGGCGAGGTCAATCGCACCGCCCGGATCGAGCCGGTGACGCCCGTGGGCGGGGTTTATTGCACCGAGAGTTTTGCCGCTGCCCTGCTGATGGCCGACTGCCAGGACTGCAAGTTCACCTCTGTCGGGCGCGTGCTGCTGCCCAAGAAATATGGCGAGGTCGAACTCTTCCGTCTTGAAGGCTCCGATTATGTCGAACCGCCTCAGCCCGGCGCCAAGGCAAAAGCCAAGACCTAG
- a CDS encoding DUF1244 domain-containing protein, with protein sequence MTDTNDPLDTLEDAVAAATFRRLVRHLRHRHDAQNIELMGLAGFCRNCLADWIRDAGYEGDKAQARELVHGMPMDEWKATRQQPATQEQIEAMEKSLTKNRADLR encoded by the coding sequence ATGACCGATACGAATGACCCGCTGGACACTCTCGAAGACGCTGTTGCCGCTGCCACGTTCCGGCGGCTGGTGCGCCACCTTCGCCATCGTCACGATGCTCAGAATATCGAGCTGATGGGGCTTGCCGGGTTCTGCCGCAATTGCCTTGCCGACTGGATCCGCGACGCCGGATACGAAGGCGACAAGGCGCAGGCGCGCGAGCTTGTTCACGGCATGCCGATGGACGAATGGAAGGCAACCAGGCAGCAGCCGGCGACGCAGGAACAGATCGAGGCGATGGAAAAGAGCCTGACGAAGAACCGCGCGGATCTGCGCTAG
- a CDS encoding DUF2312 domain-containing protein produces the protein MAEATDDRLRLLIERIERLEEEKKGIADDIRDVYAEAKAVGYDVKIMRQIVRLRKMKPDDRSEQETILEVYKAALGMG, from the coding sequence ATGGCCGAAGCCACCGATGACCGCCTGCGCCTTCTGATTGAGCGCATCGAACGCCTTGAAGAAGAAAAGAAGGGCATCGCCGACGACATCCGCGACGTCTATGCCGAAGCAAAGGCCGTGGGATACGACGTCAAGATCATGCGCCAGATCGTGCGCCTTCGCAAAATGAAGCCCGATGATCGCAGCGAGCAGGAAACGATACTCGAAGTCTACAAGGCGGCGCTCGGCATGGGCTAA